The Gimesia chilikensis nucleotide sequence CTTGCCTCAAGCCACCAGAACCGATAAAACTATGATTTCCCGGGAAAGTCAAGTCGATTCTATTTTCACTGCAGGCCCTTCATGTTTCAGACACTCCCCTGTCTCCTGTTGCTCTCTCTCAGCTTCACCACCGGTACGGAAACCCTGCTGGACGACTTCAACTACACAACGTCCTCCGCGGCCCGACAGGCGTGGACCGAACTTAAGGGAACACTCCCCCTGGCAATGCAGAAATCAGGCAGCCAGAATGTCCTGCTCCTCTCGGCCCCCTTTCAATCCAACCGTGACATTCCCCGGGCCGGGATCGACAAACAACTCAACCAGAGCCTGACCGCCCCCGGGCTGTTTACGATTGACGTCAAACCGGCTTCGCCCGACAGCAACCATCAGGTCAGCATTTATTTCAAAAGTGGCCCCGGCTGGTATTCGACCTCTGCCCGTATCAAGGGGGCTGATTGGCAGACACTCCGTTTCCCTAAAGGTGATTTTCGCGGCGAAGATAAACCGCGTGGCTGGGATAAAATCGAAACCGTCCGACTGGTCGTCTGGCGGGAATCCGACAGCGAACCCGACACGCACTTTCAGTTCCGCAACCTCAAGGCCATTACCGGCGACGTGACGATTGTCGTCCCCGACCTCAGCCAGAAACAGAAAGAGCAGGACACCTTCTCTGCCGCCGACCGCATCGAAACGTTTCTCGAGACTTCTGGAATCGGTTGTGACCGCATCAGTGAAAGCGAACTCTCGCTGAACACGCTCGGCTCACGTTCCATCGCAATTCTGCCGTTTAATCCCCGTATTTCGTCCCAGGCCTGTGGGGTACTGAATCAGTTTATGGAACGGGGCGGCAAGGTTTATCTGAACTTCAACATCCCGACCGCTCTGGAAAAGAATCTGGGCATCAAAAAAGGCAGCTATTTCAAACCGGACAGTCCGGGCGGACTGGCCTCGATCCACCTGCAGGACGCCGGTATCCTGGGGCTCCCTGCGGAGGTCAAACAGGCTTCCTGGAACCTGGTGACAGCCACCCCAACCGGACACAACGCCCGGATCGTGGGCGAGTGGTACGATGACACAGGTAAACCAACGGGCAAGCCGGCCCTGATCGTCAGCGACCGGGGTGCCTACTTCAGTCATCTGATCCTGGGAGATGATCCGGTCCAGAAACAGGCCCTGCTGACTGCCCTCATGGCACATTTCCAACCCCGGCTCTGGGATGCGATCGCCGCCGGTACGATTCAGCAGGCGGAACAGGTGGGGCCCTTTCACTCTTTTGATGAACTCCGCCGCAGCATTGTGTCCACCGTCACTCCACAACAGAGCAAAGTACTGGCGGCCCGCGATCTGGATCGCACGTCCGCATTACTCGTGCGCGCGAAACAGCTGCTGCAGAAAAAAGAAGCGTTTCAGGCCATCGCCTTTGCCCGGCGCTGTCGCGAAGAGCGGGTCAAAATCTACCTGCTGACCCGCGCCAGTCCGCCACGCGAAGCCCGTGCGTTCTGGGACCACAGTCCAACCGGCCCCTACCCGGGCGACTGGGATCGCACCTGTAAAGAGCTTGCCGATGCTGGCTTTAACATGCTCATCGTCAACATGCTCTGGGGCGGTCTGGCCCACTACCCCAGTGATGTTCTTCCCCGCAGCAATTCCTACGAAGTCTATGGGGACCAGATCGAACAGTGCCTCCAG carries:
- a CDS encoding glycoside hydrolase family 10 protein, which produces MFQTLPCLLLLSLSFTTGTETLLDDFNYTTSSAARQAWTELKGTLPLAMQKSGSQNVLLLSAPFQSNRDIPRAGIDKQLNQSLTAPGLFTIDVKPASPDSNHQVSIYFKSGPGWYSTSARIKGADWQTLRFPKGDFRGEDKPRGWDKIETVRLVVWRESDSEPDTHFQFRNLKAITGDVTIVVPDLSQKQKEQDTFSAADRIETFLETSGIGCDRISESELSLNTLGSRSIAILPFNPRISSQACGVLNQFMERGGKVYLNFNIPTALEKNLGIKKGSYFKPDSPGGLASIHLQDAGILGLPAEVKQASWNLVTATPTGHNARIVGEWYDDTGKPTGKPALIVSDRGAYFSHLILGDDPVQKQALLTALMAHFQPRLWDAIAAGTIQQAEQVGPFHSFDELRRSIVSTVTPQQSKVLAARDLDRTSALLVRAKQLLQKKEAFQAIAFARRCREERVKIYLLTRASPPREARAFWDHSPTGPYPGDWDRTCKELADAGFNMLIVNMLWGGLAHYPSDVLPRSNSYEVYGDQIEQCLQAAHKHGLELHVWKVNHNLSTAPPSFVRQLRDAGRTQVSVTGEQSDWLNPAHPENFQLEVDSMLEVVKKYPVDGIHFDYIRYPNDRHDYSDYSRQKFEADTGIKVSNWPTDCYKGKLKSQYRDWRANQITRLVETVSREARKIRPGVKLSAAVFREYPDCREWVAQDWPLWARRGYLDFICPMDYTASDEQFRLWIEDQQKHLAGSIPVYPGIGALSSEATLSSDRVLGQVDVTRQLNTGGFTVFSLNPQTLSSVVPDFKRSAGKVKATPPHRAPKKR